Proteins co-encoded in one Synechococcus elongatus PCC 6301 genomic window:
- a CDS encoding Calvin cycle protein CP12 — MSDIQEKIEQARQEAHAISEEKGATSPDAAAAWDAVEELQAEAAHQRQQKSETEPFFGDYCSENPDAAECLIYDD; from the coding sequence ATGAGCGACATTCAAGAAAAAATTGAACAGGCCCGGCAAGAGGCCCACGCTATCAGTGAAGAGAAAGGCGCGACCTCACCGGATGCAGCGGCTGCATGGGATGCCGTTGAAGAGCTGCAAGCTGAAGCCGCCCACCAACGGCAACAAAAGTCTGAGACTGAACCGTTCTTCGGTGACTACTGCAGCGAAAATCCCGATGCCGCTGAGTGCCTGATCTACGACGACTAG
- a CDS encoding metallophosphoesterase family protein, which yields MNRAFRFALLSDLHIGLPQTIWHHPHRFHLIECSIPAFEQILTELAALDLDFLLLPGDLTQHGERENHQWLLQQLRQLPYPVYVVPGNHDMPAAASDRDRTGVAEFVELYQDFGFTSDRPYYRCTIAPDLDLFALNSIAFDEAGHQLHRGRVDCAQLNWLQQELATSTASQRWVMIHHNVLEHLPDQQQHPLGQRYILENAEELRSILEAGSVSVIFTGHLHIQATSQQGALWEVTTGSLVSYPHPYRLGTVQPAAEGWQLELESRRVRSLPDQTDLQTFSREWMGDRSQSYLIRLLTHEPLNLSEAEAIALLPMLRNFWAGVADGDTTVSLADAPAQVRAYFQRYSRAQQIDNQVSLALVSFGRQQSQHRCVAMQVGAASDRADFAITEKAS from the coding sequence ATGAACCGAGCGTTTCGATTTGCGCTGCTGAGCGATCTCCACATTGGACTGCCGCAGACAATTTGGCACCATCCCCATCGCTTCCATTTGATTGAGTGCAGCATTCCGGCTTTTGAGCAAATCCTGACAGAACTGGCAGCGCTGGATTTGGACTTCCTGTTGCTGCCGGGGGATTTAACCCAGCACGGGGAGCGGGAAAACCATCAGTGGCTGCTGCAACAATTGCGCCAGTTGCCCTATCCGGTCTATGTGGTGCCGGGCAACCACGATATGCCCGCCGCAGCGAGCGATCGCGATCGCACCGGTGTGGCCGAGTTTGTCGAGCTCTATCAAGACTTTGGCTTCACGAGCGATCGCCCCTACTATCGCTGCACGATCGCACCGGATCTCGATCTGTTTGCGCTGAATTCGATCGCTTTTGATGAAGCGGGCCATCAACTGCATCGGGGGCGAGTCGATTGCGCGCAACTCAACTGGCTGCAACAAGAACTCGCCACTTCCACCGCTAGCCAACGCTGGGTGATGATTCACCACAATGTGTTGGAGCATCTGCCCGATCAACAGCAGCATCCGCTTGGTCAGCGCTACATCTTAGAAAATGCCGAGGAATTGCGATCAATCCTCGAAGCGGGCAGCGTCTCGGTGATCTTCACAGGCCACCTCCACATCCAAGCCACCAGTCAGCAAGGTGCTCTCTGGGAAGTCACGACCGGTTCCTTGGTCAGCTATCCCCATCCCTACCGACTCGGAACCGTACAACCTGCCGCTGAAGGTTGGCAACTAGAACTAGAGTCCCGTCGGGTGCGATCGCTACCGGATCAGACTGATTTACAAACGTTTTCGCGGGAATGGATGGGCGATCGCAGTCAGAGCTACCTGATCCGCCTGTTGACCCATGAGCCGTTGAATTTATCGGAGGCGGAGGCGATCGCTCTCCTGCCGATGTTGCGGAATTTCTGGGCGGGGGTGGCTGACGGTGATACTACGGTCAGCTTGGCCGATGCGCCTGCTCAGGTGCGGGCCTATTTCCAGCGCTACAGTCGCGCTCAGCAGATCGACAATCAGGTCTCGCTGGCGCTAGTGAGTTTTGGCCGACAGCAAAGCCAGCACCGATGTGTAGCCATGCAGGTAGGTGCTGCCAGCGATCGGGCCGATTTCGCCATTACAGAAAAAGCCAGCTAG
- a CDS encoding FIST signal transduction protein codes for MQWSCALSTRPSLELALQEVVAQACSDLSVAPDLGLIFVSASFASDFPRLLPLLQEKLQVPRLLGCCGGGIVGTQQGTGVECEQQPALTLLLASLPGVRATPFHLSPEALPDLDSPPQAWIEAIGVNPSDDPQFLLMVDPFSAKIEDLLQGLDFAYPEAVKVGGLASGLGAESAIASLFFQDRQVDGVIGLALSGNVQLQAIVAQGCRPVGPLWHVAAAERNILRQLQTEDEEPIAALQALQSVLRDLSPELQRSLCVGLACNSFQTVLQPGDFLIRNLLGFDPRTGAVAIGDRIRVGQRLQLHVRDAQTAADDLERQLGQWCRQHATKPAASLLFSCLGRGKPFYQQANFESQLIQHYLSELPLAGFFCNGEIGPIAGSTYLHGYTSVLALLSAKTH; via the coding sequence ATGCAGTGGAGTTGTGCTCTCTCAACCCGTCCTTCCTTGGAGCTTGCGCTGCAGGAAGTGGTGGCGCAGGCTTGTTCTGACCTGTCTGTTGCGCCTGATCTAGGCCTGATTTTCGTTTCAGCCAGCTTTGCCAGCGATTTTCCACGGCTGCTGCCGCTGCTGCAGGAAAAACTGCAAGTTCCCCGTCTGCTGGGCTGTTGTGGCGGTGGCATCGTCGGCACTCAGCAGGGTACCGGCGTGGAATGTGAGCAGCAACCCGCACTGACGCTGTTGTTGGCCAGTCTACCCGGGGTGCGAGCAACACCCTTTCACCTCAGCCCCGAGGCGCTGCCGGATCTCGATAGTCCACCCCAAGCTTGGATTGAAGCGATCGGGGTCAATCCCAGCGATGATCCTCAGTTCCTCCTGATGGTCGATCCCTTTAGCGCCAAGATTGAGGATCTGCTGCAAGGGCTGGATTTCGCCTATCCCGAGGCCGTGAAAGTGGGCGGATTGGCCAGTGGTTTGGGGGCAGAGTCAGCGATCGCCAGCTTGTTTTTTCAAGACCGACAGGTCGATGGCGTGATTGGGCTAGCCCTCAGTGGCAATGTCCAGCTGCAGGCGATCGTGGCTCAGGGCTGTCGTCCAGTTGGCCCGCTTTGGCATGTGGCAGCGGCGGAGCGCAACATTCTGCGGCAACTTCAGACCGAAGACGAGGAACCGATCGCCGCGCTGCAAGCCCTACAGTCAGTCCTGCGTGATCTCTCCCCTGAATTACAGCGATCGCTCTGTGTGGGCCTGGCCTGCAATTCTTTCCAAACGGTATTACAACCGGGCGACTTCCTGATCCGTAACCTGCTGGGGTTTGATCCCCGCACTGGTGCTGTAGCAATCGGCGATCGCATTCGAGTTGGGCAGCGGCTGCAGCTGCACGTACGGGATGCCCAGACAGCGGCGGATGACCTCGAGCGGCAACTGGGGCAATGGTGCCGGCAGCATGCGACAAAACCAGCAGCTTCCCTCTTGTTTTCCTGCTTGGGGCGCGGCAAGCCCTTCTATCAGCAGGCCAACTTCGAGTCGCAACTGATTCAGCATTACCTCTCAGAGCTGCCCCTAGCTGGCTTTTTCTGTAATGGCGAAATCGGCCCGATCGCTGGCAGCACCTACCTGCATGGCTACACATCGGTGCTGGCTTTGCTGTCGGCCAAAACTCACTAG
- a CDS encoding DUF3177 family protein, with product MISQTLLRSLVWTDYRLAVLILVFIPLVLLGWSLFSKLEAIQRLMLIYWRVASLLAITVLMMVAALPISFLTGFLARLLIPISLWFWVDLNEEVEDLPRFRPLRLGFTAWRWAVTVYSGFGLILSARSLPCSFLPREAIVQDAVCNFWLSPPYGLREWLLSGYKPGLISFFGVFGLVVYGLCLVQFLLTRLPRQGRCAL from the coding sequence ATGATTTCGCAAACCCTGCTGCGATCGCTGGTGTGGACGGACTATCGCCTCGCCGTGTTGATTTTGGTCTTCATCCCCTTGGTGCTGCTGGGCTGGTCGCTGTTCAGCAAACTGGAAGCGATTCAGCGGCTGATGCTGATCTACTGGCGGGTTGCCAGTCTGTTGGCGATCACCGTGTTGATGATGGTGGCAGCCCTGCCGATCAGCTTTCTGACAGGATTCCTAGCGCGACTACTGATTCCAATCAGCCTGTGGTTCTGGGTGGATTTGAACGAAGAAGTCGAGGACCTACCTCGCTTCCGTCCGCTGCGGCTGGGCTTCACCGCTTGGCGCTGGGCGGTCACAGTCTATTCAGGCTTTGGTTTGATCCTCAGCGCGCGATCGCTACCCTGCAGCTTTTTGCCCCGTGAGGCGATCGTTCAAGATGCCGTCTGTAATTTTTGGCTGTCGCCACCCTATGGCCTGCGGGAATGGCTGTTGAGTGGTTATAAACCGGGCCTAATCAGCTTTTTTGGGGTTTTTGGGCTTGTGGTCTACGGGCTGTGCTTGGTGCAATTCCTGCTGACTCGCCTGCCCCGTCAAGGTCGCTGCGCCCTCTAG
- a CDS encoding response regulator: MAATSKTALLVQVDPFQSEVWSTALASQSITVIKEGADVDLSNMLGQMASAGLTLPDLIIVDMATEGMNPFAFCRFCREQHPSVKVLLTNSTQTQIAESEQRWAMSQGAQDLLPAFQTDSLLTDLLTALGRTSGVLGLPNLDQQALIQILPKLLEPKAEATETVALPAPSVAEPSVPPAPKAQRTYRGRPY; the protein is encoded by the coding sequence ATGGCTGCTACTTCTAAGACTGCACTTCTCGTCCAAGTAGACCCCTTCCAATCTGAGGTTTGGTCCACGGCGTTGGCCTCTCAATCAATTACGGTCATCAAAGAAGGAGCAGATGTTGATCTCAGCAATATGTTGGGACAAATGGCCTCAGCAGGTCTCACCCTGCCCGACTTGATCATTGTTGACATGGCTACAGAAGGTATGAATCCCTTTGCCTTCTGTCGGTTTTGCCGGGAGCAACACCCCAGCGTCAAGGTTCTGTTAACTAACAGTACTCAGACCCAGATCGCGGAATCTGAACAGCGTTGGGCGATGTCTCAAGGGGCTCAGGATTTGTTGCCAGCCTTCCAAACCGATTCGCTGTTGACAGATTTACTGACAGCACTGGGGCGTACCAGTGGTGTTTTGGGATTGCCGAATCTCGATCAACAGGCCCTGATTCAAATTCTGCCGAAGTTGTTGGAACCCAAAGCTGAAGCGACTGAGACGGTTGCACTCCCTGCACCATCAGTGGCTGAACCCTCTGTTCCTCCAGCCCCTAAGGCTCAGCGGACCTACCGGGGACGCCCTTACTGA
- the trmB gene encoding tRNA (guanosine(46)-N7)-methyltransferase TrmB has protein sequence MARVRVRQHVNPLSQKFQVVTTWPDWQQVYADCDRPLHLDIGCARGRFLLAMATAQPEWNYLGLEIREPLVDEANAIARERELTNLYYHFSNANLDLEPLLRSLPTGILQRVSIQFPDPWFKKRHQKRRVVQPELVQALATALPAGAEVFLQSDVLEVQAEMCEHFAAEPRFQRTCLDWLPENPLPVPTEREIAVQNKQLPVYRALFIRQPAD, from the coding sequence ATGGCCAGAGTTCGCGTTCGGCAGCACGTCAATCCGCTCTCTCAGAAATTCCAAGTGGTCACGACTTGGCCGGATTGGCAACAGGTCTATGCGGACTGCGATCGCCCGCTGCATTTGGATATTGGCTGTGCTCGCGGGCGCTTTCTGCTGGCAATGGCGACAGCACAACCTGAGTGGAATTATCTGGGGCTGGAAATTCGTGAGCCGCTGGTAGATGAGGCGAACGCGATCGCCCGCGAACGTGAACTGACCAATCTCTACTACCACTTCAGCAACGCCAATTTGGACTTGGAACCGCTGCTGCGATCGCTGCCGACAGGGATTTTGCAGCGGGTCAGCATTCAGTTCCCGGATCCTTGGTTCAAGAAACGCCATCAAAAGCGACGCGTCGTCCAGCCGGAACTGGTGCAAGCCCTCGCGACTGCGTTACCTGCTGGTGCAGAGGTCTTTCTGCAATCCGATGTGCTGGAAGTGCAGGCAGAGATGTGCGAACACTTTGCGGCGGAACCCCGCTTTCAGCGCACCTGCTTGGACTGGCTGCCGGAAAATCCGCTGCCCGTCCCGACCGAGCGCGAAATTGCCGTTCAAAACAAACAGTTGCCAGTCTACCGTGCTCTCTTCATTCGGCAGCCAGCGGACTAA
- the xseA gene encoding exodeoxyribonuclease VII large subunit, with amino-acid sequence MGDRGLSAISVAGVSDYLESLIGEDVRLRQLWIFGEVSSCKPHAVGLFFSLKDSQTTDLLDCVVWKNGLAQLQHRPEIGQQVLLLGTVRLYRKRSGYQLQVVQCLPFGDGLKALQRQKLEQRLQAEGLFDRDRKRPLPLYPQTIAVVTSPQAAAWGDIQRSLRQRSPGLKVLLSPTLVQGDQAPAAIATAIARVVADGRAELLILARGGGAREDLECFDDEQVVRAIATCPIPVVTGLGHEQDETLADRVADWAAHTPTAAAIRSVPAWTELRQAWQQLRQRLIHAQRQQWQDYRRQLQHCQTRLGWPLLQRRLQQAQHQQQSLRQRLQQASRLQLAQERQHLDHLQELLAILNPESVLQRGLRLGAARSHPDSAGAGSASGRSPLASVGRWYRRRLCGNRYNRN; translated from the coding sequence ATGGGCGATCGCGGCCTGTCTGCCATTAGTGTCGCTGGCGTCAGCGATTACCTCGAAAGCTTGATTGGGGAAGATGTGCGCCTACGGCAACTCTGGATTTTTGGTGAGGTTTCCAGTTGCAAGCCCCACGCCGTTGGCCTGTTTTTCTCTCTGAAAGATAGTCAGACCACTGATCTGCTGGACTGTGTGGTTTGGAAGAACGGTCTGGCTCAGCTGCAACATCGCCCGGAAATCGGACAACAGGTTTTGCTGCTCGGGACAGTTCGGCTCTATCGCAAACGCAGTGGTTATCAGCTTCAAGTGGTGCAGTGTCTGCCATTTGGTGACGGGCTCAAGGCCTTGCAGCGCCAAAAACTGGAGCAGCGCTTGCAGGCGGAAGGTCTGTTTGACCGCGATCGCAAACGTCCTTTGCCGCTCTACCCCCAAACGATCGCCGTGGTCACTTCTCCGCAGGCGGCTGCTTGGGGCGACATTCAACGCAGCTTGCGGCAGCGATCGCCAGGACTTAAGGTCTTACTCTCGCCAACGCTAGTGCAAGGGGATCAAGCGCCGGCGGCCATTGCGACAGCGATCGCGCGGGTTGTGGCTGATGGTCGGGCTGAGCTGTTGATTCTGGCGCGGGGCGGTGGGGCACGGGAGGATCTGGAGTGCTTTGACGATGAGCAAGTCGTGCGAGCGATCGCCACCTGTCCGATTCCAGTTGTGACGGGGTTGGGCCATGAGCAGGATGAAACCCTGGCTGATCGCGTTGCTGATTGGGCTGCCCATACGCCGACAGCGGCGGCGATTCGATCGGTTCCTGCTTGGACAGAACTGCGCCAAGCCTGGCAACAACTCCGCCAGCGTTTGATTCACGCCCAGCGGCAACAGTGGCAGGACTATCGCCGCCAACTGCAGCATTGCCAAACCCGTTTGGGCTGGCCGCTGCTCCAGCGTCGTTTGCAACAAGCCCAACACCAGCAGCAATCTCTGCGTCAGCGTTTACAACAGGCCAGTCGCTTGCAACTCGCCCAGGAGCGCCAGCACCTCGATCACCTGCAGGAATTGCTCGCCATCCTCAATCCAGAATCTGTGTTGCAGCGAGGGCTACGCCTTGGTGCGGCGCGATCGCACCCTGATTCAGCAGGTGCAGGATCTGCAAGTGGGCGATCGCCTCTCGCTTCAGTGGGCCGATGGTACCGCAGGCGTCTGTGTGGAAACCGTTACAACCGCAATTGA
- a CDS encoding SulP family inorganic anion transporter, which yields MAWVGQRLIADLKSAPLRNILAGLVSGLLLLGENISAGLLIYSNVLSPYLASGLAALLISTACLNFFAVNRRGLPYGLATPDSRIYSLLAVIAAAISQSEALADTRMLGVTLLIYWVVATACIGVALWLMGRCGIGEWLRYIPYPVVGGFLAATGWLLLTGGLNVALGFKISGATLERLWSVDSAAKILVAVVFGLLLWQLGTRSKRVWITPVLLLAGLVGAQLVRVGLGYSLAEAAQFGWFLPPLAPRIVFFWDWPRIPSIDWALLLPQIALIPVLILLAAISLTLNLSSLENVEKRELDLNQELQRTGLANLIMLPFGGFSPGLLSGSRSTLNRLAGASTPLAAGVAAVLMLIAIALGDLASWLCKPILAGLLVNIGLVYIDRWVFRSIRLLPQREYWVTIAILGISIVGGFLEAITAGIVFSSLTFVVSYCRAPAIRSMATGAYLHSNIERVETQQSILRRRGAVLQVVSLQGYLFFGTARRIVSTVRDRLQQSKVSINLVLLDYQAVTGADSSTAEVFSRFAVELQAQSIQLWVAAIASDYQKPLRPFLQLLPEHQQFPDLNTALQAAEAKLLDQYARRPKSLPFALLLPELLALPDDCDVPLQFWQRSQLKDGEVLYQQGDRADTIYWLERGELHLQATEAWDARQVLAGSPCGELAFLRGDTQPQTAIAVGRCMVYGLNRAALTELEASYPTVAIALYRWLLHRQSEQLQDQQLRQHYLQA from the coding sequence ATGGCGTGGGTAGGGCAACGGCTGATCGCTGATCTGAAGTCAGCACCGTTGCGCAACATCTTGGCAGGACTTGTCTCAGGTCTATTGCTACTGGGTGAAAACATTTCTGCCGGCTTGCTGATATATAGCAATGTCCTGAGTCCCTACTTGGCTTCAGGTCTGGCAGCACTCTTGATCAGTACGGCCTGTCTCAATTTTTTTGCTGTGAATCGCCGTGGGTTGCCCTACGGTTTGGCGACGCCGGACTCACGGATCTACTCTTTGTTGGCTGTGATCGCCGCAGCCATCAGTCAGTCAGAAGCCTTGGCAGACACCCGCATGTTGGGCGTGACCCTGTTGATCTACTGGGTTGTGGCCACAGCCTGTATTGGGGTGGCGCTTTGGTTAATGGGTCGCTGTGGAATTGGCGAATGGTTGCGCTACATTCCGTACCCGGTTGTGGGGGGCTTTTTAGCGGCGACGGGTTGGCTGCTACTGACCGGGGGGCTGAATGTTGCCTTGGGCTTCAAGATTTCTGGGGCAACCTTAGAACGCCTCTGGAGCGTGGATTCGGCTGCCAAAATCCTGGTTGCAGTCGTCTTTGGCTTGTTGCTCTGGCAATTGGGCACGCGATCGAAGCGTGTTTGGATTACGCCAGTCCTGCTGCTAGCTGGCTTGGTAGGTGCACAGTTGGTGCGGGTTGGTTTGGGCTACTCCCTTGCAGAGGCAGCGCAATTCGGCTGGTTTTTGCCGCCGCTTGCCCCTCGCATCGTCTTCTTTTGGGATTGGCCCCGAATTCCTAGCATCGACTGGGCTTTGCTGCTGCCGCAGATTGCCCTGATCCCAGTTCTGATTTTGCTGGCGGCAATCTCGCTAACGCTCAATCTCAGTAGCCTCGAAAACGTTGAAAAACGAGAGCTGGATCTCAATCAGGAATTGCAAAGAACGGGGCTTGCAAACCTGATTATGTTGCCGTTCGGGGGCTTTTCCCCCGGCTTACTCTCCGGTAGCCGCAGTACCTTAAACCGCTTGGCTGGTGCCTCAACTCCTCTGGCGGCTGGGGTTGCTGCGGTTCTAATGTTGATTGCGATCGCCCTTGGAGACTTAGCGTCTTGGTTGTGTAAGCCCATCTTGGCGGGTCTCCTGGTTAACATCGGATTGGTCTACATCGATCGCTGGGTGTTTCGCTCGATTCGACTGCTACCTCAACGGGAATATTGGGTTACGATCGCGATTTTAGGTATTAGTATTGTCGGAGGATTTCTAGAGGCAATTACCGCCGGCATTGTTTTCAGTAGCTTGACCTTTGTTGTTAGTTATTGTCGTGCTCCTGCCATCCGATCAATGGCGACTGGTGCCTATCTCCACAGCAATATTGAGCGGGTAGAAACGCAACAATCAATTCTGCGGCGGCGCGGTGCTGTGCTCCAAGTGGTGTCGCTCCAAGGCTACCTATTCTTTGGAACGGCTCGCCGGATTGTGTCAACAGTTCGCGATCGCCTGCAGCAAAGTAAGGTTTCAATCAACTTAGTGCTGTTGGACTATCAAGCCGTGACAGGAGCGGATTCCTCAACGGCTGAAGTCTTCAGCCGCTTTGCCGTGGAATTGCAAGCGCAATCGATTCAACTTTGGGTGGCGGCGATCGCCAGCGACTATCAGAAACCCCTGCGACCATTTTTGCAGCTACTACCCGAGCATCAGCAATTTCCTGATTTGAATACAGCCTTACAAGCTGCGGAAGCCAAACTGCTGGATCAGTATGCAAGACGGCCCAAAAGTTTACCGTTTGCTTTGCTCTTACCAGAATTATTAGCACTTCCCGATGACTGTGATGTCCCACTGCAGTTCTGGCAGCGATCGCAACTGAAAGACGGTGAAGTGCTCTATCAACAGGGCGATCGCGCGGATACTATTTACTGGCTAGAACGCGGTGAATTGCATCTGCAAGCCACTGAGGCATGGGATGCCCGTCAAGTGCTGGCAGGCAGCCCCTGCGGTGAACTCGCGTTTTTACGCGGAGATACCCAGCCTCAAACAGCGATCGCCGTGGGTCGATGTATGGTCTACGGGCTAAACCGTGCGGCTTTGACTGAACTTGAGGCCAGCTATCCCACTGTTGCGATCGCGCTCTACCGTTGGCTACTGCACCGCCAGAGTGAGCAATTGCAGGATCAACAACTGCGGCAGCACTACTTGCAGGCCTAG
- a CDS encoding bile acid:sodium symporter family protein, translating into MQSSFLSAVLLPLALVIIMFGMGLTLTVQDFRRVWIAPKAVAIGLIAQLVMLPLPGSAIASLTPLSPELAVGVIILAACPGGPTSNLFTFLAAGDVALSITLTAISSLITVFSIPWVVNLGLQAFLDQTSTFQLPFGPTVVQIAVVAIIPVVLGMLVRHYAPQLAQRTDRSLRWISTAFLAAVIVGFFAQERQNILAFFQSVGGVVLLLNLLAMALGVGLASLTRLGYARATTIGLEVGIQNGTLAIAIAASPTLLNNPAMAIPAAIYSLVMFMTGGIFVWLRQRYQPTRAVQTAAEVPAAVGSHLE; encoded by the coding sequence ATGCAATCCAGTTTTCTCTCAGCGGTGCTACTGCCGCTGGCGCTTGTGATCATCATGTTTGGCATGGGCCTGACGCTGACGGTGCAGGACTTTCGCCGGGTTTGGATTGCGCCCAAGGCCGTGGCGATCGGCTTGATCGCGCAGCTCGTGATGCTGCCCCTGCCGGGATCTGCGATCGCCTCGCTGACGCCCCTCTCTCCCGAGCTCGCCGTCGGGGTAATTATTTTGGCGGCTTGCCCTGGTGGCCCAACCTCTAATCTCTTTACTTTTTTGGCGGCGGGGGATGTTGCCCTTTCGATTACACTGACCGCCATCAGTAGCCTCATCACCGTTTTCTCGATTCCCTGGGTCGTCAACCTCGGGCTCCAAGCCTTTTTAGATCAGACATCGACCTTTCAGCTACCGTTTGGCCCCACGGTGGTTCAGATTGCCGTTGTTGCGATCATTCCAGTTGTTTTGGGCATGCTCGTCCGGCACTATGCCCCCCAGCTAGCCCAGCGCACCGATCGCAGCCTGCGTTGGATTTCGACCGCTTTTCTGGCTGCGGTCATTGTTGGTTTCTTTGCCCAAGAACGGCAGAATATCCTCGCCTTCTTCCAGTCCGTGGGGGGCGTTGTACTTCTTCTCAATCTGTTGGCCATGGCACTGGGAGTTGGTCTAGCTAGCCTGACTCGCTTGGGCTACGCCCGTGCTACCACGATCGGCCTTGAAGTCGGTATCCAAAACGGAACCTTAGCGATCGCGATTGCGGCCTCTCCCACGCTCTTAAACAATCCAGCAATGGCCATTCCAGCAGCCATCTACAGCTTAGTGATGTTTATGACAGGAGGTATTTTTGTCTGGCTGCGCCAACGCTATCAACCTACACGGGCTGTTCAAACAGCAGCAGAAGTGCCCGCAGCAGTAGGCTCACATCTCGAATAA
- a CDS encoding phycobiliprotein lyase yields MPARNQESRMPDRLLTAPLAAVEDYFQRSHGQWHSQRRYYTLKSGDVQEVISTIGVTALTQGDGDLLELAALHQLDVPLLCGACVTWHSEYQGPEGKTQTGRTVFGVLGDRLYRDSGFATRNPVVAQFQLSNPDTLTLRSEYGGSSFEEECRLIGQHYRTRQTIISRAGEEIMIGQYLEQRLA; encoded by the coding sequence ATGCCGGCACGTAACCAGGAGTCTCGCATGCCCGATCGCTTGCTGACTGCACCCCTCGCTGCTGTTGAAGATTACTTCCAGCGATCGCACGGACAATGGCATTCCCAGCGTCGTTACTACACCCTCAAAAGTGGCGATGTACAAGAGGTGATCAGCACGATTGGGGTCACAGCCCTCACCCAAGGTGATGGTGACCTGCTGGAATTAGCGGCCCTCCACCAATTGGATGTGCCCCTACTCTGCGGAGCTTGCGTCACTTGGCACAGCGAATACCAAGGGCCAGAAGGTAAGACCCAAACTGGACGCACCGTTTTTGGCGTCCTGGGCGATCGCCTCTACCGAGACAGTGGCTTTGCCACCCGTAACCCTGTAGTTGCCCAGTTCCAGCTCAGCAACCCTGATACCTTGACTCTGCGCAGTGAGTATGGGGGCTCTAGTTTTGAGGAAGAATGCCGTCTGATTGGACAGCATTACCGCACCCGCCAGACCATCATTTCTCGGGCAGGTGAAGAAATTATGATTGGTCAATACTTAGAACAACGGCTTGCCTAG